GTGCTGACCCACCGGATTGCCTGGCTGATCGCGAACCGCAAGGCGCCGCCTTGGGCGATTCTGGCGATTACGTTTACGAATAAGGCCGCCCGGGAGATGCAGGATCGTGTCTCCAAGCTGGTAGGGCCGGAGGGCCGGGATATTTGGGTATCCACTTTTCACTCGATGTGTGTGCGGATTCTGCGGAAGGATATTGATCAGATCGGCTTCACCTCGAATTTCTCCATTCTGGATTCGACAGACCAGCTGTCCGTCATCCGTAATTGTATGAAGGACCTGGATATCGATACCAAGAAGTTCGAGCCGAAGGCCATCCAGGCCGTCATCAGCACGAACAAGAATGAACTGATTACACCGGCGCAGTATGAGCAGAAGGCCGGCGATTATTTTGAAGGCTTAGTTGCTAAAGTGTACACCAAATACCAGCACCGGCTGAGAAGCAACAACTCCCTGGATTTCGATGACCTGATTATGAAGACGATCGAGCTGTTCAAGGAGAAGCCGGATGTACTGGATTTCTATCAGAAGAAGTTCAAGTATATTCATGTCGATGAGTATCAGGATACGAACCGGGCGCAGTACATGCTCTGCCGGATGCTGGCTGAAGGCCACCACCGGATCTGCGTGGTTGGGGACAGTGACCAGTCCATCTACCGCTGGCGCGGGGCGGATATCTCGAACATCCTGAACTTCGAAGAGGATTACCCCGAAGCCCAGACGATTCTGCTGGAGCAGAATTACCGTTCCACCTCGAACATTCTGAATGCCGCCAACGGCGTGATTGCCCTCAATACGGGCCGCAAGCCGAAGAAGCTGTGGACCGACTCCGATGAAGGCGCGAAGATTAAGGTATTCCGCGGCGACACTGAGCATGACGAAGGATATTTCGTCACCGGGGAGATCAGCAAAAATGTGAAGCAGGGACAGGCTTACCAGAACCATGCGATTCTGTACCGTACGAATGCCCAGTCCCGTGTAATAGAAGAAATTCTGATCAAATCGGATATTCCCTACCAGATCGTCGGGGGGATCAAGTTCTACGACCGTAAAGAAATCAAGGATCTGCTGGCGTATCTCCGCCTGCTGTCCAATCCTGATGATGATATCAGTCTGACGCGGATTATCAATGTTCCTAAGCGGGGACTTGGAGATACAACCGTTGGTAAGCTGGCGGCAGCGGCTGCTGCCCAGGGCGTCTCGATTTTCCGGGCGCTGCAGACGGTGGATGATCTCGGGTTCGCCGGACGGACCCGCAACACGCTGGTGGAATTCTACGATATGATCGAAGCGTTGCACCGGATGGTGGAATTCCTCTCGGTGACAGAGCTGACTGAGAAGATTCTAGAGCTGTCGCAGTACCGCCTTGAACTGCAGAATGAGAATACACTGGAGTCCCGTTCACGCCTGGAGAACATTGACGAGTTCTTGTCTGTTACGATGGAATTCGAGAAGAACAATGAAGACAAGTCGCTGGTCTCCTTCTTGACCGATCTGGCACTGATTGCGGACATCGACAGCGTGAATGATGATGAGGAACGCAGTGATGCGGTGGTGCTGATGACGATGCACAGCGCGAAGGGGCTGGAGTTCCCGACCGTCTTCATCATCGGAATGGAGGAAGGGGTATTCCCGCACAGCCGTGCCTTCCAGGACAATGATGAACTGGAAGAAGAACGCCGGCTGGCGTATGTGGGCATTACCCGTGCGGAGAAGCAGCTGTTCCTCAGCTGCGCACGGATGCGCACGTTGTTCGGGCGGACGAACGCGAATGCGCCGTCCCGCTTCCTGGAGGAGATTCCGGAGGAGCTGAAGGAAGATACCGTCCGTGAAACGGACCGCTTCCGGCGCGGAGGCGCAGAGGCAGGCGGTGCCTATGGCGGCCGGGGCTTCAGCGGAAGCGGAGGCAGCCGGGGGAACTTCGGCAGCCGCACCGCTGCTGCCGGGAACGCGCCGGGAGGCGGCGGGTCCGCCAGCTTCGGCAGCGGCAGCTCGGCAAGCGCGGTGCCTGGCGCGGGCCGTGTTGTGGTAACGACCGGAGGCGCGCAGCGCACGACGGGCGGAGCCGGGGCGGCTGCGGAGGCCGGAGGCTTCAAGGCGGGCGACAAGGTCTCGCACGGCAAATGGGGCATCGGCACCATTGTAGCCGTGAAGGGCAGCGGTAACGATACGGAACTGCAGATTGCCTTCCCGGCACCGGTAGGCGTCAAGCGGCTGCTGGCCGGCTTTGCGCCGATCACCAAAGTTGAATAAATCAAGCTTGCGATTAACGGCAGTGCTTTTGGATCACGCTAACCGTAGGAAACCCATTTGACGGAGGGATGTGCCGGATGGATATTATGTTCACGATGGAAGAACTTGTTGCCGAGCTTAATCAATACAATTATCACTACTACACGCTGGATGCCCCGCAGATCAGCGATAAGGAATACGATGTGCTCTACGATAAGCTGGTAGCACTGGAAGCGGAGAGCGGAATTGTATTGCCGCATTCTCCGACCCAGCGGGTAGGCGGGGAACTGCTGAAGGGCTTCACACCGCACCGCCATCTGGCACCGCTGTGGAGTCTGGATAAGGCGCAGAACATTGAACAGCTTCGTACCTGGAACACCCGTGTGCTGAAGCTGGTGAATGATTATAATACCAAGAACCCGGACAATCCGCTGCCGGAGCCGTGTTATGCCGTGGAGCTGAAGTTCGACGGCTTGACGCTGAACCTGACCTATCGTGATGGGGCCCTTGTACAAGCAGCTACCCGCGGCAACGGGGTGACAGGTGAGGGGATTCTGGCTCAGGTGAAGACGATCAAGTCCGTTCCGCTGAATATCCCGTTCAAGGAAGGCGTTATTGAAGTGCAGGGTGAGGGGATTATGAACCTGTCTGTACTGGCTGATTATAATACCCGCGCAGCAGAGCCGCTGAAGAATGCACGCAATGGTGCGGCAGGCGCGCTGCGCAACCTGAATCCCAAGATGACTGCCGACCGCAGGCTGAATGCTTTCTTTTATAATGTGGGGTATGCAGAGGGTGTACAGTTCGGCGATCATCAGGAGATGATGGATTTCCTGCGCAGTAACCGGTTCAAGGTTAACCCTTACCTCAACTACTTCAGCAATTTCGATGATGTAACCGAGCAGCTGGCAGAGATTGAAGAGAGCCGTTCCGGTCTGGATTATCTGATTGACGGAGCAGTGATTAAGGTCACAGACTTCCGCATCCGTGAGGCGCTGGGCTATACCGACAAGTTCCCGCGCTGGGCCGTTGCCTATAAATTTGAGGCGGAAGAGACCACAACTATTCTGGAATCTGTAAGCTGGAATGTCGGACGTACCGGCAAAGTGACTCCGCTCGCGCGGGTAGAAGCTGTAGAACTAGCAGGGGTTACTGTACAGAACTGTACCCTTAACAATGTGGGCGATATTGAGCGCAAGAATCTGAAGTTTGCACTGGGCACACGGGTGTTCATCCGCCGCTCCAATGATGTCATCCCGGAGATTCTGGGCAAGGTGACAGAAGAGAGTGACGGCGGGGAGATCCTATTCCCTGAGGAGTGTCCGGCCTGCGGGTTCCCGCTGGAGATGCGCGGTGCTCATCTGTTCTGCAACAACAAGCTTGACTGCAAGCCGCAGATTGTCAGCCGGATTACCCACTTTGCGTCCAGAGATGCCATGGATATTGAGACCTTCAGTGAGAAGACAGCCGCTCAGCTGCATGAGGAGCTTAGTGTACGGGAGCCTGCGGATCTGTATGAGCTAACCTTCGACCAGCTGGTGAAGCTGGAGCGGTTCGGAGAGAAGAAGGCGGCGAATCTGCTGAAGGCACTCGAAGACAGCAAGGGCAGAGATCTGGCCTCCTTCCTCTATGCGCTCGGCATTCCTAATACCGGCAAAGCCACGACAAGAATGCTGGCCGACCATTACCGCAGCCTGGAAGCCGTCATGTCTGCTACCGCGGAGGAGCTGGCCGGGCTGCCGGATATCGGGGGAATTGTGGCGGAGAGCATCGTGAACTATTTTGCCGACCCGTTCGTAGTGGTTAGCATTGACCGTATGCGGGCGCTGGGGGTAGAGGCCAAGGCTCCTGAAGCTCCGCGTGTAGTTAATACCAATACCTATTTCAGCGGCAAAACAGTCGTCCTGACCGGTTCCCTGCAAAAAATGACCCGCGAGGAAGCCGCTGAACGCCTGGAAGCTCTGGGAGCCAAAGTATCCGGCAGCGTCTCCAAGAAGACGGATCTGGTTATCGCCGGGGAGAAGGCAGGCAGCAAGCTGGCCAAAGCCCAGCAGCTCGGCATTCAAGTCATTGAGGATGAAGACGAACTGATCCGGTTACTGGAGTTGTAAGGCGGGAACGATCAACTGATTGAATAGCCCATCCTGAGTCCTGTACTTGCTTTGCCTGACGGCAGAGGGGTACAGGGCTTTTTTATGTACGTATGAGCATTTGATAATTTAATACAACTCCATACTTATTTTGACAGTTAGTTAATCTTTCCAAGGTAAGCTTGGGATTAGAACCGTCACAATGAGGAAGGGGTATATGATGAACAAGTTAATGAGGGGCATGATTGTTGGAGGATTGGCGGCAGCCGTAGTATCAGGAGCAACCCTTGCAGGTGCGGCCAAGAGCCCGGCTAATTCCGGGGGCGCTGCCAAGGCCCAGTCTAAGAATCTTATCGTTCTGATCGGCGACGGTATGGGCCCGGCCCAAGTGTCTGCGGCAAGATATTTTCAGCAATATACCAAGGGTGTCAAGCACCTGAACCTCGATCCATACTACGTGGGACAAGCTACTACATATGCAGACCGGGGAGAGGACAGCGGTAAAATCGTATCCGGGATCGTCACCGACTCCGCCTCAGCCGGTACTGCATTTGCTACAGGCCATAAAACCTATAACGCGGGCATCAGCGTCTCTAATGAGGATGTCTCGAGGCCCTTTGCTTCTATTATCGAAGCTGCCGAGAGCGCGGGCAAGGCCACTGGTCTTGTGACTACTGCCCGTATCACCCATGCCACACCAGCCGTATACGCATCCCATGTCCGTAACCGTGACAATGAATCAGCGATTGCCTCACAGTACCTGGAGAGCGGTGTAGATGTGCTCATGGGCGGCGGGAAGCAGTTCTTCCTGACCAAGGATGAGAAGGGCAAGCGTTCGGATAAGAACCTGCTGCCTGACTTCGAAGCCAAAGGGTACACGGTCGTTGAGAATACCACAGCCTTAAATGCACTTACTTCCAAGAATACCAAGGTCTTAGGCTTGTTCGGTAATTCCCATGTGGCTTACACTCCAGACCGCACTCCTGAAATTCCGAGCCTGGCGGCGATGACCTCCAAGGCACTGAATATTCTGTCCACCGATAAAGACGGCTTCGTTATGATGATTGAAGGCGGGCGTATTGACCATGCCGGTCATGCCAACGATCTGCCGACCCTCGTGCAGGAAGCGCTCGACTTCGATGCAGCCTTCAAGACAGCCGTTGAATTTGCGAAGAAAAACGGCAACACCTCCGTGGTGGTTACGGCTGACCATGAGACAGGCGGCCTCTCACTCTCGCGTGACAATATCTATGAGATCAACATCGATCTGTGGAATAAGCAGAAGCATTCCTCCGAGAGTCTGGCAGCCGATCTTGAAGCCGCGCAGACACCGGAAGAGATCCGCAAGATCGTAACGGCCAACACCTGGATTACAGATCTGACGGATGAGGAAGTTACCCAGATTATGAATGGCGACGGTTCTTCCTACAAACGCGAAGGCGCATATAATGCAGTGATTTCCAAGCGCCTGCTGGTCGGCTGGTCGGGTCACGGCCACTCTGCGGTGGATGTGGGGGTGTGGGCGTATGGCCCGATTGCTGACAAGGTGAAGGGGCAGATCGACAACACGCAGATCGCCACTGTGGGAGCAGGAATCCTGGGACTTGATCTGAACAAGCGTTCCGCAGAGCTGCAGTCGAAGTATCTCTATCCGAAATTCAAAATCAGCCGCGACAATGAGGTGCTCTACCCGGCACAGGCTCTGGTGAAGGCGCTTGGAGGAAACTATACAGGGAATACTTCTGCCGCCAAGCTCACTATCGGAAAGAATACGATCGAGGTCGATCTGACCGGTAAAACAGCGAAGCTGAACAACAAAGCGGCCGCATACACGGTGGATGTGGATAACAATGTACTCTACCTTCCGCTTAGTGCCTTCAACCAGTTGAAGGGCACGACCTTAACCTGGGATGCGCTGTCCGAACGCATTGTGCTCAGATAGGAGTGGCTTGTATTGCTCCAGATTCAGAATTTGACCAAACAATTCAGAGTGGATGGCAGAGCTGTGCCAATTCTTGATATCCCCCTTTGGAAGGTTGAAAAGGGAGAGCGTGTAGCCATTACCGGACCCAGCGGGTCCGGTAAAAGCACGCTTTTGCATCTGATCAGCGGCATCATGCGTACAGACAGCGGCAGAATTACAGTAGATGGACAGCCGCTTCACGAGTTAACTGAGGCGAAGCGTGATGCTTTCCGGGCTTCTGCTATCGGCTATGTGCTGCAAGACTTCCATCTGATTCCTTCGCTGACCGCGCGGCAGAATGTGGAGATTGCCATGACGGCCCGGCTTCCGCAAAAGGAGAGACGGCGCATAGTGGACGGCTGGCTGGAGCAGGTGGGTCTGGGAGGCCGCGGAAGGCATCTGCCTTCCCAGCTCTCACGCGGGCAGCAGCAGCGTGTTGCCATTGTAAGGGCTATGGTTAATCACCCGCCGCTTCTGCTGGCAGATGAACCGACAGGCAGCTTGGACTGGGAGACTGCCGATGAGATATCCTCGCTGCTCTTGGAGCTTAGCGCGGCTCATGGGCACACCTTAATCGTGGTAACCCATGACCTCAATATGGCCGAACGGTTTCCGCACCGCTTGAACATTCAGGATATCAATGAAGTACGCCGGGAGGTATTAGCCAGGCAGCGCTCTTCGTTCAGCGGGATAGGCAGGGAGGGGATTTCATTATGAGCTTGTTCCGGCTCACCCTCCGCAATGTGCTGCACCGGCGGTTCCTGTCTCTACTTACCGTGTGTGCCGTGGCAATTACAGTGGCCTTTATTGTCCTACTTGTTCTATCCCGTCAGAGTGTTGAGCAGGGGGCCAAGAAAGGCTATGGCCCCTTTGATCTTGTCATAGGAGCAGCGGGCAGTGAGACACAGCTGGTGCTCAATACTTTTTATCATATCGGAGCGCCAACCGGGAATATCCCGCTCGCTGTTCTGGATGAGGCACGGCGGGACCCGTCTGTGGAAGCCGCCTTTGCGATGACCACGGGCGATAACTACAAGGGCTATCCGATTGTCGGGATAGATTCCGGTTACTTCTTCACCCGCTACGGCGGCAGCAGGCTACAGGAAGGCAAGATGTATACCCATACTGGTGATACGATTGTTGGATCGTATATCGCCCGGTCCCTGGGACTGAAGGTAGGCGATACCTTTGCGGGGGCGCATGGACTTGTGCAGGGAGAAGACCACGAATCCGCAGCGGCTGAGCACGAGGAGGGTCAGGAGGAGGAACATGGGGCCGGAGAGTCAGGCGGGCATGCCCATGAGGATTTTCGCTACAGGGTAGCAGGTATTCTTCCGGAACTCCATACTCCAGATGACCGTGCAGTCTTTACAACGGTGGACTATGCCTGGGCTGTACACGGGCTGGCGCCCGAGGAGCGGGAGATTACGGCGGTGCTGGTTAAGCCGGCTAGTCTGCTAGGGGCCCATGATTTGAAGCAGGCGTTCGATGGCAGCAGCGGGGTTCAGGCGGCGTATACCAGCAAGGCTGTGTCCGATGTGCTGAATGCAGTGGACCAGGGCTCCCGGCTGCTTGGGATGCTGACCGTCATATGTGTGCTGCTCGCAGGTATTGCGATTCTATTATCTCTTGTTGCAGCAGCCTCGGAGCGGACCAAGGATGTCGGAATACTGCGTCTTCTCGGAAAATCACGGGCCTATGTATGGCTGTCTTTGACCACAGAAGGCCTGCTGGTAACAGTAACCGGACTCATCGCGGGGCTTGTGACCGGTCATCTAGGTGCCTATCTGCTGAGGGACATGCTCTTCTCGCAGGCTGGCATTCAAATCGAGCCCTACCACTGGACACCGGAGCATTGGCTTATTGTGCTTGGGGCGCTGGCTATAGGGCTGCTGTCCTCGCTTGGACCGGCCTTCCGGATGTACCGGATGCATCCGCTTGCCTTGTTCAAATCATAGGAGGTACGTTCAATTGATACGACTACAAGGAAGAATGCTTCTGCTGTCAGGAGCTGTGACAGGTATGCTGCTGCTTCAGGCGTGTGGCCAGAATGCTGAGAATGCTGCTACTAATG
The sequence above is a segment of the Paenibacillus sp. FSL R7-0204 genome. Coding sequences within it:
- a CDS encoding ABC transporter permease, giving the protein MSLFRLTLRNVLHRRFLSLLTVCAVAITVAFIVLLVLSRQSVEQGAKKGYGPFDLVIGAAGSETQLVLNTFYHIGAPTGNIPLAVLDEARRDPSVEAAFAMTTGDNYKGYPIVGIDSGYFFTRYGGSRLQEGKMYTHTGDTIVGSYIARSLGLKVGDTFAGAHGLVQGEDHESAAAEHEEGQEEEHGAGESGGHAHEDFRYRVAGILPELHTPDDRAVFTTVDYAWAVHGLAPEEREITAVLVKPASLLGAHDLKQAFDGSSGVQAAYTSKAVSDVLNAVDQGSRLLGMLTVICVLLAGIAILLSLVAAASERTKDVGILRLLGKSRAYVWLSLTTEGLLVTVTGLIAGLVTGHLGAYLLRDMLFSQAGIQIEPYHWTPEHWLIVLGALAIGLLSSLGPAFRMYRMHPLALFKS
- the ligA gene encoding NAD-dependent DNA ligase LigA — translated: MDIMFTMEELVAELNQYNYHYYTLDAPQISDKEYDVLYDKLVALEAESGIVLPHSPTQRVGGELLKGFTPHRHLAPLWSLDKAQNIEQLRTWNTRVLKLVNDYNTKNPDNPLPEPCYAVELKFDGLTLNLTYRDGALVQAATRGNGVTGEGILAQVKTIKSVPLNIPFKEGVIEVQGEGIMNLSVLADYNTRAAEPLKNARNGAAGALRNLNPKMTADRRLNAFFYNVGYAEGVQFGDHQEMMDFLRSNRFKVNPYLNYFSNFDDVTEQLAEIEESRSGLDYLIDGAVIKVTDFRIREALGYTDKFPRWAVAYKFEAEETTTILESVSWNVGRTGKVTPLARVEAVELAGVTVQNCTLNNVGDIERKNLKFALGTRVFIRRSNDVIPEILGKVTEESDGGEILFPEECPACGFPLEMRGAHLFCNNKLDCKPQIVSRITHFASRDAMDIETFSEKTAAQLHEELSVREPADLYELTFDQLVKLERFGEKKAANLLKALEDSKGRDLASFLYALGIPNTGKATTRMLADHYRSLEAVMSATAEELAGLPDIGGIVAESIVNYFADPFVVVSIDRMRALGVEAKAPEAPRVVNTNTYFSGKTVVLTGSLQKMTREEAAERLEALGAKVSGSVSKKTDLVIAGEKAGSKLAKAQQLGIQVIEDEDELIRLLEL
- a CDS encoding alkaline phosphatase — encoded protein: MNKLMRGMIVGGLAAAVVSGATLAGAAKSPANSGGAAKAQSKNLIVLIGDGMGPAQVSAARYFQQYTKGVKHLNLDPYYVGQATTYADRGEDSGKIVSGIVTDSASAGTAFATGHKTYNAGISVSNEDVSRPFASIIEAAESAGKATGLVTTARITHATPAVYASHVRNRDNESAIASQYLESGVDVLMGGGKQFFLTKDEKGKRSDKNLLPDFEAKGYTVVENTTALNALTSKNTKVLGLFGNSHVAYTPDRTPEIPSLAAMTSKALNILSTDKDGFVMMIEGGRIDHAGHANDLPTLVQEALDFDAAFKTAVEFAKKNGNTSVVVTADHETGGLSLSRDNIYEINIDLWNKQKHSSESLAADLEAAQTPEEIRKIVTANTWITDLTDEEVTQIMNGDGSSYKREGAYNAVISKRLLVGWSGHGHSAVDVGVWAYGPIADKVKGQIDNTQIATVGAGILGLDLNKRSAELQSKYLYPKFKISRDNEVLYPAQALVKALGGNYTGNTSAAKLTIGKNTIEVDLTGKTAKLNNKAAAYTVDVDNNVLYLPLSAFNQLKGTTLTWDALSERIVLR
- the pcrA gene encoding DNA helicase PcrA — its product is MQLVNIQDAVSRLNPPQRQAVEATEGPLLIMAGAGSGKTRVLTHRIAWLIANRKAPPWAILAITFTNKAAREMQDRVSKLVGPEGRDIWVSTFHSMCVRILRKDIDQIGFTSNFSILDSTDQLSVIRNCMKDLDIDTKKFEPKAIQAVISTNKNELITPAQYEQKAGDYFEGLVAKVYTKYQHRLRSNNSLDFDDLIMKTIELFKEKPDVLDFYQKKFKYIHVDEYQDTNRAQYMLCRMLAEGHHRICVVGDSDQSIYRWRGADISNILNFEEDYPEAQTILLEQNYRSTSNILNAANGVIALNTGRKPKKLWTDSDEGAKIKVFRGDTEHDEGYFVTGEISKNVKQGQAYQNHAILYRTNAQSRVIEEILIKSDIPYQIVGGIKFYDRKEIKDLLAYLRLLSNPDDDISLTRIINVPKRGLGDTTVGKLAAAAAAQGVSIFRALQTVDDLGFAGRTRNTLVEFYDMIEALHRMVEFLSVTELTEKILELSQYRLELQNENTLESRSRLENIDEFLSVTMEFEKNNEDKSLVSFLTDLALIADIDSVNDDEERSDAVVLMTMHSAKGLEFPTVFIIGMEEGVFPHSRAFQDNDELEEERRLAYVGITRAEKQLFLSCARMRTLFGRTNANAPSRFLEEIPEELKEDTVRETDRFRRGGAEAGGAYGGRGFSGSGGSRGNFGSRTAAAGNAPGGGGSASFGSGSSASAVPGAGRVVVTTGGAQRTTGGAGAAAEAGGFKAGDKVSHGKWGIGTIVAVKGSGNDTELQIAFPAPVGVKRLLAGFAPITKVE
- a CDS encoding ABC transporter ATP-binding protein, producing the protein MLQIQNLTKQFRVDGRAVPILDIPLWKVEKGERVAITGPSGSGKSTLLHLISGIMRTDSGRITVDGQPLHELTEAKRDAFRASAIGYVLQDFHLIPSLTARQNVEIAMTARLPQKERRRIVDGWLEQVGLGGRGRHLPSQLSRGQQQRVAIVRAMVNHPPLLLADEPTGSLDWETADEISSLLLELSAAHGHTLIVVTHDLNMAERFPHRLNIQDINEVRREVLARQRSSFSGIGREGISL